CGCGCGCTGGCCGGTGACCATGTGCACGGGCTGGCCGAGGCCCATGGCTGCGTCTGGGAGAGCTGGATTCTCCCCCTCGGGGAGACGACCGGGCAAGTCAGCTCTGTCCTCGGGTTCTCGCTCGACGTGACGGAGGCGCAGCGCGCGCAGCAGGCCCTCCAGACCAAGCTCGACGTGATCGAGGCCCAGCAGCGGGTCATCCGCGAGCTCGCGGCGCCGATCATCGAGGTATGGGACGGCGTGCTGGCGCTGCCCATGATCGGCGTCGTCGACAGCGCGAGGACGGCCGACGCGATGGAGAGCCTGCTCGACGCGATCGCGAGCCGCGGGGCGCGCTTCGCGGTCCTGGACCTCACCGGCGTGCAGATGGTGGACACGAAGGTCGCCGATCACCTGATCAAGCTCGTGCGGGCCATCCAGCTGCTCGGCGCCGAGGGCATCATCTGCGGCATCCGCCCGACCGTGGCGCAGACGATGGTGACGCTGGGTCTCGACCTCAGCGCCATCGTGACCAAGGCCAACCTGCGGGCCGGCCTGATGCACTGCATGCAGCGCTTGACCCCGCGCGCGGCGCCGCGAGCGCCGTCGAGCTAAGGCCCCGCGACGGGGAGCACGTCAATCGGCAGGATGGTCCCGTCGTTGCACGTCACCCAGGGCCCCGTGAACGGCGGGATGCCGCTGGCGTACGGCGGGGCGCTGTGGAAATCGCCGTCCTCGAAATCCTCGATGACGAGGCCTCATATCGCGCAGATGAACAGCCCCTGGCAGTCCGGATCGGAGCAATCCGCGAGACCGTCCGCGTCGTCGTCATAGCCGTTGCTGCACGCCCAATCGGTGTTCTCGAGCCCCGGTGCGCAGTACGGCTGCGACTGGCAGTCCGCATCAGCGCAATCCGCGAAGCCGTCCCCGTCGTCATCGGCGCCGTTGCTGCACGTCCAGTCGGTGTCCTCGCGCACCGGTGCGCAGTAGGGCTGCCACTGACAGTCCGGATCGGAGCAATCCGCGAGGCCATCCCCGTCGTCGTCGTAGCCGTTGGTGCAGGCCACATCGGTGTTCTCGTACACCGGCGAGCAGTATGGATACCCCTGGCAGTCCGGATCGGAGCAATCCGGGAGGCCGTCCCCGTCGTCGTCCCAGCCGTTACTGCACTCCCAATCGGTGTCCTCGCCCACCGGCACGCAGTACGGCTGCCACTGGCATTCCGGATCGGAACAATCCGCGAGGCCATCCCCGTCGTCGTCATAGCCATTGCTGCAGGCCACATCGGTGTTCTCGTACACCGGCGAGCAGTACGGATACCCCTGGCAGTCCGGATCGGAGCAATCCGGGAGGCCGTCCCCATCGTCGTCCCAGCCGTTGCTGCACTCCCAATCGGTGTCCTCACCCACCGGCGCGCAGAACGGATACCCCTGGCATTCCGGATCGGAACAATCCGCGAGACCGTCCCCGTCGTCATCGTAGCCGTTGCTGCAGGCCACATCGGTGTTCTCGTACAGCGGCGTGTCGTCGACCCCGATGACGATGTCGATCCTTCCATGCCCGACGGAAATGACATCGCTGTCTGCCCGGAACTGGAACGCCACGGTCGTCGTCGTGCCTTCGCCGATGAAGACCCCCACCGGATTCGCCGACGTGAGGGACGCCGAGACGGGCTGGAAGCCGACGCCCGTCGATCGCTCGAGGACCCAGCCCGGCTGGAGGAATACGTTGTAGCCACCGACCGGCAGCACCTCCGTGAGCACCGGCGCGTCGCTCCCTCCGTAGATGGTCCGCACCGTCGGGCCGTAGATATCGAACCGTGCCTGGGACAGGCGGTAGGTCGCGCCCGAGGAGCTGCTCCCGACGAGGGCCAGGCTGAGCGAGCCGACATCCGACTCCTGCTCGGCGTCGTCCGGCGCGGCCGCCGTGCAGCCGACCGGGATCGCAGCAATGGCCAGGACCGAACATACGAAGAGTTGTCGCAAGTGTCTCATAATGACCCTCGTATCAGAGCCGGCCGCGCGTGAGAAGCGAGATTCGTGAGCGATCCATAACGTCGCGCGGCCGTTGCCCGTTGCCCCGTTGCCCCGTTGCCCCGTTGCCCGTGGGGCGTAGGTCGTGCGTCGCCGGCCGTCAGCCGTCAGCCTCCGGCCGTCAGCCATCTATGGTTAGTTGCGCAATCCCCCGCCATCATTCATCGCGGCCGTCGCGCCCCCCGGCCATCGCCTCGCCGCTTCTCGTCGCCCGCATCGCCTCGCGCCTGCCATCGCCTCCTCTCGCAGCCCATCCCCCGCTGTCGGCTCGCATCACACGCCATCGTCGCCCGGGCCGTTCCGAGATCGCGCCGCGCCCGGCGCGCCCCTCGCCGGGCGGGCCGGGCGCGATCCGCTCGGGTCAACCGTTCGGCGCCGGCGCGTCGACGGCCTCGGCGGCCTTCGCGTGCCGCGCTTGCTCCCGGAAGTAGCCCTCCCGCTCCTCGGCGAAGGCGCGCGCCACGCTGGGACGTCCGTGGAGGCGCGCATGGTACGCGGCGAGCGCCGGCCAGGAGTTCAGGTCGATCGGCGTGACCACGGACCAGTTGAGCACCGCGAAGAGGTACGCGTCGGCGACCGAGAAGCGGTCGAGCAGGAACTCCCGCCCTTCGAGCCGTTCGGCCACCCAGCCGAGGCGGCGCGGCGCCCCGGCCAGCGCATAGGCCTTGACCTCGGGCGCGGCCGTCTTGTTCAGCAGCGGGCTGTAGACCGCCTTGTGGAGCTCGCTCCCGATGAAGCCGAGCCACTGCTGGAGGCGCGCCCGGCCGAGCGGATCCCGCGGCGCGAGCTCCGCCTTCGGGAACCGATCCGCCACGAGCTGAAGGATCGCCGCGTTCTCGGCGAGGATCTCGCCTCCTTCGATCTCGAGCGCAGGGACGAACCCGAGCGGGTGGATCGCATGGTAATCGGCGCCCCCCACGGTCCGCTTCGTCTTCAGGTCGACCTCCACATACGAGGCCTCCGCGCCGGCCTCGTACAAGGCGATGCGCGTGGCGAGAGAACATGCGAGCGGAGCGAAATAGAGCTTCATGAAAACCTCCTGACGGCGCTCAAGGTGCGCCTCGCGGGGCTGTGCGTCCAACGCATCGTCGTGATAGGGTCTATGCGTGTCACGCATACCGCCTCCCCCTGCGCCTCCTGCCATCGGACCGCGGCCTCAGCTCGAGATCCGCGATCTGGAGCTCGTGCTCTCGCTGGCGGCCGCCGGGAGCACGGCCGGCGCCGCCTCGGCGATGCACATCACGCAGTCCGCCGTGAGCCGGGCGCTCGCCCAGGCGGAGGAGCGGGTCGGCGCGCTCCTCTTCGAGCGCACCGCGCGCGGGGTCACGCCGACGGCCGCGGGTGAGCGGCTCATCGCGGGGGCCGGGCTCGTCCTCGCGCAGCTCCGGGAGCTCGAGCGAGAGGTCGCGGCGCCGGTCGCCGCGACGACGCGCGTCCGCCTCGTGTGCGAGTGCTACACGGCGTACCGCTGGCTGCCCTCCGCGATGACGAGCCTCCGGCGCAGGCTGCCCCGCCTCGAGATCGTGCTCGCGGTCGAGCACACCCACGATCCGGTCTCCGCGCTCGTCCGGGGGGACATCGACGTCGCGCTGCTCACCACGTCGTCCCTGCCGAGCGACCGCGAGGCGGGTTGCGCGCTCGTGGAGCGGCCGCTCTTCTCGGACGAGATCATCTTCGTGCTCTCGACCTCGCACCCGCTCGCGGGGCGGGCTTCGCTCACGCGCGACCACCTCCGCGAGGGCCCGCTGATCACGCCGAACGCGACGCCGGCCGAGGCGCGCTGGTTCATGAGCGCCGTCTTCGGACGGCAGCGGCCCAAGATCGAGCTCCTGCGGTTCCCGCTCACGGAGGCCGTTGTCGACGCGGCGCGCGCCGGGATGGGGATCGCGACCCTCTCGGAATGGGTGGCGGAAGCCTATCTCAGCAGCGGCGACCTGGTGGTCAAACGGCTCTCGAGCGGCCCGCTCCGCCGGCCCTGGCGGATCGCGTTCCGGCGCGCGTTCGCCGACGCCGCGGAGCGCCTGATCGCCGCCCTCGAGAGCTCGGCGCCGCGGCTCTACACGCGCGCCGGGTGACCCGGGTGGCGCTCAGTCGAGGCCGGTGGCCTCCGGCGCGCCCAGCATCAGGTTCAGGTTCTGCACCGCCGCGCCGGAGGCGCCTTTGCCGAGGTTGTCGAGGCGCGCCACGACCAGGATCTGGTCCGGCTTGCCGAACACGAACACGTCGAGTCGGTTCGTGTCGTTGCACTCCAGCGCGCCGAGATAGCCGTCCTCCAGCGCGCCCTGGCCGCCGAGCGGCATCACCCGGATGAACGGCTCGCCGGCGTAATAGGACGCGTAGAGCTCGTGGACCGCGGCGGGCGTCGCCGGCCGCGCCAGGGCGTCCGCGAACAGGGGCACCGAGACGAGCATGCCTTTGTAGAAGTCGCCCACGACCGGCTGGAACAGGGGCGACCTGTCGAGGCCGGCGATCGCCTGCATCTCCGGCAGGTGCTTGTGCTGCATCGTGAGCCCGTACGGGCGCGGGCCGCGGAGCTGCTCGCGGCGCGCCCCGTCGGCCTGCTCGTAGGCCTGGATCATCTTGCGCCCGCCGCCGCTGTAGCCGGTGAGCGAGTGCGCGATCACGCGGGCGTCCCTGGGAAGGAGCCCCTGCTCGACGAGCGGCGCCACGAGCGCGAGGAACCCGGTCGCGTGGCACCCGGGGACGGCGACGCGCCGCGCGCCGCGGACGGCCTCGCGCTGGCCGGGGCGGAGCTCCGGGAAGCCGTACACCCACCCGTCGGCCGTGCGGTGCGCGGTGCTCGGATCGATGACGCGCGTCCTCGGGTTCTCGATCCACCCGATGGATTCGCGGGCGGCGTCGTCGGGCAGGCACGTGATGAGCACATCCGCCTCGTTGATCAGCGCGCGGCGCGCCGCCGGGTCCTTGCGGCGGTCCGGGTCGATCTCGAGCAGCTGGAGGTCGCGGCGGCCCTGCAGCCGCTCGCGGATCTGGAGCCCCGTCGTACCTTCCTGCCCGTCGATGAACACCCGATGCATGGTGGCCGTGTCCATACGCCGACCGCGCCCCCGGGACCAGCGCTTCGCGCTAGCTCACCGGCGGCTCTGCGGCGCCCAGGCGCATCCGCCGTCGCACGGCTCTTCGAGGTGCTCCCCTCGCGCCCTGGCGCTGACCATCTGGATCAACCCCAGCGTCCAGCACATCGGGCATCCGCCCACCGCTACGAGCGCGACTGGCAACAGCGCCATCGACAGCCAGAGGGACGCGCGCGCGACAAGCACCGAGGCCACGAGGGCCG
The DNA window shown above is from Sorangium aterium and carries:
- a CDS encoding STAS domain-containing protein, which produces MADANGALSSLDDFIAHSTEMLFVAGGDGALLRWSDALGQTIGPALAHGTPLTELFHPEDRGALTTRWEQVRGSTAPVHVHGRVMSAERSYKPLSCVVRGARQDGLVYGSFRDAPTGDGALDELTELRARDRMLRALIHALPIAVWAVDPDGTYLYHEGKGLEASGHRPGQHVGANIFELYGDAMGAITRALAGDHVHGLAEAHGCVWESWILPLGETTGQVSSVLGFSLDVTEAQRAQQALQTKLDVIEAQQRVIRELAAPIIEVWDGVLALPMIGVVDSARTADAMESLLDAIASRGARFAVLDLTGVQMVDTKVADHLIKLVRAIQLLGAEGIICGIRPTVAQTMVTLGLDLSAIVTKANLRAGLMHCMQRLTPRAAPRAPSS
- the argC gene encoding N-acetyl-gamma-glutamyl-phosphate reductase, with the translated sequence MHRVFIDGQEGTTGLQIRERLQGRRDLQLLEIDPDRRKDPAARRALINEADVLITCLPDDAARESIGWIENPRTRVIDPSTAHRTADGWVYGFPELRPGQREAVRGARRVAVPGCHATGFLALVAPLVEQGLLPRDARVIAHSLTGYSGGGRKMIQAYEQADGARREQLRGPRPYGLTMQHKHLPEMQAIAGLDRSPLFQPVVGDFYKGMLVSVPLFADALARPATPAAVHELYASYYAGEPFIRVMPLGGQGALEDGYLGALECNDTNRLDVFVFGKPDQILVVARLDNLGKGASGAAVQNLNLMLGAPEATGLD
- a CDS encoding LysR family transcriptional regulator; translated protein: MSRIPPPPAPPAIGPRPQLEIRDLELVLSLAAAGSTAGAASAMHITQSAVSRALAQAEERVGALLFERTARGVTPTAAGERLIAGAGLVLAQLRELEREVAAPVAATTRVRLVCECYTAYRWLPSAMTSLRRRLPRLEIVLAVEHTHDPVSALVRGDIDVALLTTSSLPSDREAGCALVERPLFSDEIIFVLSTSHPLAGRASLTRDHLREGPLITPNATPAEARWFMSAVFGRQRPKIELLRFPLTEAVVDAARAGMGIATLSEWVAEAYLSSGDLVVKRLSSGPLRRPWRIAFRRAFADAAERLIAALESSAPRLYTRAG
- a CDS encoding glutathione binding-like protein; translated protein: MKLYFAPLACSLATRIALYEAGAEASYVEVDLKTKRTVGGADYHAIHPLGFVPALEIEGGEILAENAAILQLVADRFPKAELAPRDPLGRARLQQWLGFIGSELHKAVYSPLLNKTAAPEVKAYALAGAPRRLGWVAERLEGREFLLDRFSVADAYLFAVLNWSVVTPIDLNSWPALAAYHARLHGRPSVARAFAEEREGYFREQARHAKAAEAVDAPAPNG